The Lolium rigidum isolate FL_2022 chromosome 1, APGP_CSIRO_Lrig_0.1, whole genome shotgun sequence region TTTCCTGGTcttggaagagatatgctcccttcgtcagGCTCACCTATACCCGGACTTGTGCGTTTAGTCAGGGTCttagaagatgtcacgttcctCGCTTCCTTGAAGGGAAACCcaccccctgctccattgattcttaagtcgatgtctgcgcatcggctatgctcgaaaatttttgaattttttcggccgacttgtgtatcggcccccatactccaatatcaatcatcaaaggatgagactgcttttcctcgtgttttatccttctatgtgccccccgagccgattctgtcaagagaattgatggtatcggctctgttggatcatgtgttgaacccaggcagactggatgttgaggataattttggccgatcgctagaatcggcctcccattgctttcttggtgaaggttttgtgatgtccctttcacgaatcttttggggccgatcacaaggatcggtctcgccacgtttatccatcgacatttgcttttgttacacggtcaggccggtggataaaaccagcctaaccccgttctttgtcacgtcgatgcgctcacggtcgttcaaattgatacccgagagcggctcttggcctcgatgtctcccaaatgtccatgccggccgttgaaacctcgactgaatcatctgcacggacgacttcaacttcatctccatcccactgtatcaggcattggtgcatcgtggatgggatgcaacagttggcgtggatccaatccctccctagtaggacggcgtaggtactcttgctgtcgacgataaagaacatcgtagggacagtttttcttcctactgtcagatccacattcagaacaccttgtgcgtcagatgcttggccgttgaaatcgctcagtgttacgttggtcttgatcagatccgagctggagcgtcccaaccgacgtagcatggagtatggcataatgttgatcgccgctccggtgtccaccaacatcttgttgacaggctgcccattgatgtaacctcgcacgtacggggccttcggatgctcgtaactcctttcctttggcttctcaaagatgaccggccgtgggccgcagatctaattgcgccacggtgtgcttcatataatcttggagcgctaaactccgagggaagaatgaagaccatgtttgtgccagccgatgtatcatcatcggctttcctctgcttggggcgccactcttttctttgtggccgaccttgttcgtccagggttcgctggattttggcggccagatcaggccgtgccttccttagcgtgtgcaagtacaatctttcagcttcttccaacccacgcagacgctgaacccttggcttttgggaacggctgagcccatcagggcaccacctgggccgatgatatttattttcttcatcatcgtcctctagttcctcgagatcttccacccgagcgggctcagcatgcttgctccggggtgggagaggccctagacgctcgaacacggacacgttagcggcgtccttcttcctctcgTTTGCATtctggcagttctcgattgttggcaatcggctcattcctgagtcccagcaatgtttgaagaacggacagctccagtgcctatccatgttatcctgcccccttgaccttccttcagcgcgacgattgtatccgtcgtcgcttctatcatgttgacggtacctcctgacctctgcatcagaccgacaattcctctcatcatctacgtcgtagtgccgacgtcggtcgtgttgGTGcttatatttgttgaggaggcgctcggagagtggacgttggtaCTGCACGCTTCCCGTTCCCTCCCCTGCccggtaccgcctgtcatcatcttggggccggtcgcgtggatcggcctcctcttcatctttgccacgggagtggctgctttctgcttcatctttgccatggcggcttgcaagccctgccatgttgacaccaaaggaggacctcggctggcctatggagtggctgagatccaccatgttgacgccaggcgacggacttgagtctctagcgagcttgatatcgtgtggccgagtcttctcagaggagccgatgaattcggcttcgagggttgccttgatctcgtcacgtTTCCTTTTGAGGTCCTCGGGCAAATCCTCgcacttcagcgacctggtgcgtccttctgacggggcggacaggtccactccatcggatgcgccttcaggtgtggagcccttccacctgacgccatgggagcgggttcgatggaaggagccgatgagttcggcttcgaggaccgccttgatttcgtcatgcttcttcttgagctcatcaggcagatcctcgtacttgaccggagtgctttccgccatctcggatgtagacggcgatgtggtggatgttgaaaggtggtcccaccgggcgtgccagaatgtgttgacgttagaaacccaccggcgggtagagacgggcaacaccgtagagccgggaacaactagggctgcggctggccctagtccctctgagcgacggcccgcaaagcctcctggtcgcacgcaccgatgtttatcacaagggcgtgccacccgacctatacccggtcggaaggtgtggatgatgcctcgcttagtttcctgcagggcacacacgtaaacgttaaatacgagcctcgatcggctctcaggttatcctgtgaatcggctcaaagagccgatccacccatgattcagacgaggtgtccgaatatatggtggttctgcttgatcaaggtaaagctaatgagatctacgacgatgtggggttctcacagcataatcggatcatcctactccaggttgggcctcgcggccacgcacggtgatcgtaagccgatcctaaacaaggcctaaaaaccaacacgaggttgatcctcggaacatcctgcttagggccaacgaacgacaccctacgtgccgctggatcctcccccttcgtaaggcctaactattgcagatattaaactaatccttgtagaacaaggagcaatcgtaacggatcagatctaccaaactatgatcaagcgggtgccgcccctacgcctaagacaggcgtaagggcggctagacatgcaagggttgcactacgaaagcatgcagcatgaagaacaatgctaaccctaacatgtctaagataactacgttgctcgccatcaaaaaggcttgagtacgagcaacgcgtgaacaacgtaggcaggcttgtgctgcctagatcgcaagatgcgatctaggcagcatgatgcttaccggtagaaaccctcgagacgaaggggttggcgatgcgccgagatttgtttgtggttgaacgttggttgttgtttattccataaaccctaggtacatatttatagtccagtggactttctaatgtgggcgtgcaccaaaccgtgcacgagtaagattctaacttctaaactaagatgtgatctaatatgttacagatacatgggcaattaagcccaacttggtataaaaggccgattcacgtatctaatctatatattcttcaaacccatcttgatcgcggcccacctctaacttggtcaaattctggtgataacagtactatgagatttaatcagggcattacgacaaagtacacagaccgctatccagcatgcatctatgcctaaaaagtccaccttcaggttatcatccgaacccctccagtattaagttgcaaacaacagacaattgcattaagtatggtgcgtaatgtaatcaacacaaatatccttagacaaagcattgatgttttatccctagtggcaacgagcgcatccacaactttagaactttctcatcatcgtcccgcatttaatggaggcatgaacccactatcgagcataaataccccctcttggagtcacaagtatcaacttggccggagcctctactagcaacggagagcatgcaagaacataaataacatatatgatagattgataatcaacttgacatagtattcaatattcatcggatcccaacaaacacaacatgaaggattacaaatagatgatcttgatcatgataggcagctcacaagatctaacatgatagcacaatgaggagaagacaaccatctagctactgctatggatccatagtccgggggtggactactcacacatcgatccggaggcgatcatggcgatgaagagacctccgggagatgattcccccctccggcagggtgccggaggcgatctcctgaatcccccgagatgggattggcggcggcggcgtctctggaaggttttccgtatcgtggctctcgtgcatcgggggtttcacgacgaagaccttaagtaggcggaagggcagagtcgggagggtcacgaggggcccacacaacagggccgcgcggccagggtccaggccgcgccgccctggtgtgtcgccacctcgtggccccacttcgtttcctctccgatcttctggaagcttcgtgcaaaaataggaccctgggtgttgatttcgtccaattccgagaatatttccttactaggatttctgaaacaaaaaacagcgtaaaacaaagaatcggctcttcggcatctcgtaaataggttagtgccggaaaatgcataataatgacatataatgtgtataaaacatgtgagtatcatcataaaagtagcatggaacataagaaattatagatacgtttgggacgtatcagtctccgataatgaatcggaatacccaaatagcgaataggaaattggccttgcccgcaaccaaacaactctgtatatagagtcatatcgttttgggcatcaccgaaacagaacaattcacttttatggaaattgattttcaatcccgacaactgctcaaaagccgccaaaattaatttgagattgcgagctttttcgagatcatgatccataaaaagaattgtatcatcggcatattgaaggatagataaaccccaatcaaccaaatgtgggatcacaccttcaatctggccatcagacttggcccgctctatgagtatcgccaacatatccgctataatgttaaacaacatcggtgataacggatccccttggcgtaacccttttcgtgtttgaaaatagtggcccgtgtcatcattaacccggatagccacactacctccatacacaaaatcataaattagagcgcgccactctggagaaaaacctttcatcctaagtGTCTGCTGCagaaaagaccacttgaccttgtcatacgccttttcaaaatctaattttaaaatgaccccatttaatttcttagaatgcatctcatataCCGTCTCGTGCAAcactgccactccatcaaggatattccttccttgcataaaagTGGTCTGTGATGGTTGAACGACATGattcgcaaccgtattaagtctaatggtggtcaCTTTCGTGAAACGTACAAGTATATAAATAGTTGTTTTGGCGATACCAAAATTTGTGGCgatcaaattaattaaactacccCTGAAGGGTGCAGGCCTGCAGGGGAGGTTTAGATTGATCATCGATTCAGAAGGATCGTAAGGGAGGGAGGGAAGGATGGCTGATGATGAGCAACAGTGGAAGATCCCACCGAACGTGCAGGAGCTAGCTGCGGCCGGCAGAGACGAGCTGCCGAGCCGCTACGTGGTCCCCGATCATGACCGTCCCACCTCCGGCGTCGCCAGCGACGACCCCATCCCCGTCGTCGATATCAGCCGTCTGTCCTCCGGCGCCGCCGACGAGGCTGCCAAGCTGCGTTCCGCCCTCCAGAACTGGGGACTCTTCCTCGTATGAAAATTGACACCTTCCTCTGTTCCTCTTCCCGTTCATTCAGTTTCATCTTCAGGCTATGTCAATTGCTACAGGCCATTGGGCACGGGATCGAGTCGGCTCTCCTCGACGAGATGATGGCCGTCACGAGGGAGTTCTTCAAGCTCCCGCTACAAGAGAAGCAGAAGTACACCAACCTTGTGGGCAGCAAGAAAGAGTACCAACTCGAAGGCTACGGGGGCGACATGGTCCTCTCCGAGACGCAGGTCCTGGACTGGTGCGACCGGTTCTACCTCGTCGTGGAGCCGGAATCACGCCGTATCTACGACCTCTGGCCGACGCAACCCCCTTCCTTCCGGGACATCCTGCACCGGTACGCCAAGCGGTGCAGGGAGCTCGCCGACGGCGTGCTCCTGGAGGTAGGCAAGGTGGTCGGGCTGCGCGAGGAGAGGTACATGGCTGACATGGTGGACGAGAAGGCCGTAACGTACGTCCGTCTCAACCTCTACCCTCGCTGCCCGCGCCCCGACAAGGTTCTGGGCTTCAAGGCCCACTCGGATGGCAACATGCTCACCGTCCTCCTCACCAACGCGGTTGGGCTCCAGGTACTACGCGACGGCGAATGGTACGACGTGCCCGTCGTCCCGGGCGCGCTGGTGGTGAATATAGGGGATACAGTGGAGGTGGTGAGCAATGGTTTGCTCAAGAGCCCGGTTCACAAAGTGGTGGCGAATTCGGAGAGGGAGCGGGTGTCGGTGGGGGCGTTCTACACGTTGGACCCAGAGAGGGAGGTGGAGCCAGCGCCGGAGCTGGTGACCGAGGATAGGCCCAAGAGGTACGGGAAGATGAAGACCAGCGACTACATCACTGAGCTGCAGAAGAGTTTAGCGCGTGGAGAGAGGACTGTCGACAGGGTGAAGATCTGATCGAAATTACCACCTTCCTCCATCTTGAGCTGCCCTTACAAGGATCTACGATAAAGTGCACACGCGCGGGTGAGGTGTTGGATTCAGTTCTACTATATccaaaatatttatcataaaatatatatctagacactatGATAAATATATATTGGATCGAAAAGGGTACTATCGATAAAGTGCACACGCGCGGGTGCGGTGTTGGATCCAGAGTCGCTCGGGAGGGAGCGACCCGGAAGGGAAGTCAGCCTAACTCAACTGGTTGGGGGAGTGGATATACAAACCCAGTATCTGGGTTCAAATACCCACAGACGTaaatttaggttcctatttatacttaagACCCAGGCTAGTcctggtactcatgcaatttattttgaggactatgctttaatcttaactaagattaaaaatcttagtaccCATGTCAAATAGATGTGCGCATCCTTAGTTGGTGTAGAGGCAGAGAAGTGAAAATGATATTTAATACTCTTGTTACAAAAATTAAACTTTATCCTATATCAATGATGTGGACCATGCGATCCACACATCAAAGTTTGATCAAGGCAAAATggtgccaagatcatcatcaaacTTTGGGAGTACTGTAATTTATATTGCTAGAGGTGTTAGAAATATTTCCAAATAGTAATTTAGAACAGTCATAAATCGGATTTTGCAGCTCCGGAACCATCCAAATCTCAGATTATTTTATATTTGCAAATTGAAAACAGATGATTTAGTTGAGAACTAGTGCCTCTATTCCAAGTTAAACGTCGTAACTTCTTTTTTTAAAATAAGCAAATTTTCGGAAAGTGTTCATCTGCAATGCTTCCGATAGAGATGGGCTCATTAGATGCCTTGGGGTGGCCATGTCGCCCTCACCACGGCCGTTTGAGCCTTGTGAGCCACCCGCCTTTGTGGACTGAGAAGGTGAGCTGGCATCTGATTCAGTACTTGATTTAGAATCGAGAGAGCATGTGAATCGATCGATCGTGGATGATTGGAGGAGGCAAAGTATCCATCCTCTACCGCGCTATCTTGTGAACGCTATCAGGAATTCAGGATCACTGAACGGTGTTATTTTAACTTATACGGCTATACCTGCACCACTTTTGTACGCGACATGTGCACATACAAGTATATAAATAGCTGTAGTGCCGATACCATTATTTTCAGAAAGTTTGGGCCGATCAAATTAAACCGTTTCTGAAGGGTGCAGGGGAGCTCGAGATTCAGCATCAATCCACAAGGATCGTAAGGGGGCAGGGAGGGAAAGATGGCTGATGATGAGCAACAGTGGAAGATCCCACCGAACGTGCAGGAGCTAGCTGCGGCCGGCAGAGACGAGCTGCCGAGCCGCTACGTGGTCTGCGACCATGACCGTCCCACCTCCGGCGTCGCCAGCGACGACCCCATCCCCGTCGTCGATCTCAGCCGTCTGTTCTCCGGCGCCGCCGACGAGGCTGCCAAGCTGCGTTCCGCCCTCCAGAACTGGGGACTTTTCCTCGTAAGAAATTTGACACCTTCCTCTGTTCCTCCTCCCGTTCATTCAGTTTCATCTTCAGACTATGTCCATTTCTGAATTTCTGCAGGCCGTTGGGCACGGGATCGAGCCGGCTCTCCTCGGCGAGATGATGGCCGTGACGACGAATTTCTTCAACCTCCCGCTAGAAGAGAAGCAGAAGTACACAAACCTGGTGGGcggcaagaaagagcaccaactcCAAGGCTACGGCGGCGACATGATCCTGTCCGAGTCGCAGGTCCTGGACTGGAGCGACCGGTTCTACCTCATCGTGGAGCCGGAATCACGCCGTCTCTACGACCTCTGGCCGACGCAGCCCCCTTCCTTCCGGGACATCCTGCACCGATACGCCACGCAGTGCAGGGAGCTCGCCGACGGCGTGCTCCGGGAGGTCGCCAAGGTGGTCGGGCTGCGCGAGGAAGGGTGCCTGGTTGACATGCTGGACGAGAAGGCCGTGACATACGTCCGGCTCAACCTCTACCCTCGCTGCCCGCGCCCTGAGAAAGTCCTGGGTTTCAGGCCTCACTCCGACGCCTCCGTGCTCACCGTCGTCCTGAACAACGCGGCCGGACTCCAGGTGCTACGCGATGGCGAATGGTACGACGTGCCCGTGGTCCCCGGCGCGCTGGTGGTGAATTTAGGGGATACGGTGGAGGTGGTGAGCAATGGTCTGCTGAAGAGCCCGGTTCACAAAGTGGTGGCGAATTCGGAGAGCAAGCGGGTGTCGGTGGCGGCGTTCTACACGGCAGACCCGGAGAGGGAGGTGGAGCCGGCACCGGAGCTGGTGAGCGACGAGAGGCCCAGGCGGTACGGGAAGATGAAGAACAGCGACTACATCAGGGAGCTCCACGAGAGTTTGGCGCGAAGGGAGAGGGCAATCGACAGGGTGAAGATCTGATCGAAATTAGCACCTGGTGCCTTCTGCTCTTCTTGAAGGATCTATATGCGGATTACTGCACGTGCGGGGTGCGGTGTTGGATTCACTCGTACTATCACTCTGAAACCCACTTTATTTTTTCTTCGTTGTAGTGCACTGTATATAAAATAAACCACACACTAGTAttatctcttaggctatattttgtACATATAGCTTTTGTATATGTCGATGTATTTAGTCTATGTATTTGTATCTTTACTATTAGTTTGCAATGCGACCGTTGTGTCGTATGTCATCTGCGCTTTGCACTTTAGCCCCTCATTAATTGAGAAATCAACCCACAATGCAAATGTCTAGCTGTCCCACCGAAGTATTCCTCCCAATCCACGATGCAGATGCCTTTTCTTACCTCATCACGAATAAAGTGAAtggatgtgctatgttcgtcacgtgacaaaagtgatgatcttgtttgttcaaggtagcatatttgtcaAAGTACTGATGGCTATGCTCTGCTAATTCTTAATACGAGAttgatggattttcccttcttgtggagtataagagggatatgttgcatcatctctatgttaggacgtgatgaccATATAAATGTGTATCTTTCACATGTTGTTATTTTGCATCTATTGTCCACTAaatcttaaaagagagaatattgAAGTGAACCCATGAGCTGCACTACTTTATCACAAGAAACAACTTTATATTGATTTTACCTTGTTTCCTATTagttgcactattttaatccgaaaatgcaaaaaatatatgtacttttcttatttgcatccacaaCACCCAAAATAATCAACCCTTttcagtttttacttagttacctATTTCTAtcaagttttacttgttttattattacttgtgttttatttacttacacaaaaccttgtgcttgacaaccccagagtgaagttggggacacaaggcatttgtTTTACTTTGCATGATTGCTAGAAAAAGAAAGGGAGAGAACGCTCTTTgatcagttccccgagagtttaatataaaccctcgagtcacccttgtggggaaaatactctactgacacaacactctgaacTTGGAGTCCCAATGTCATCACGTGCTCACCTCTCCTCACCATCGTCGTAGCCGCCCCCATCTCGAGCTGAGGCCCTCCTCGAGCTCGTTTCGTTTCCCTCAACCTCCTGGTGCAAAGAATCGAGGCAAGCTACTCGGAATCAAGATCTGCGCTGGCCCACTTCATCGCCATGCCTACCTCGCCACCTAGCCCGCCACACTGTAACATTGCAGCTTCCCTGTCTCGAGCTGATGCCCTTCGCGAGCAGTGGATAGAGAATGCCTACCCACGTTGACACTGTCCCCAAGGGAGGGTAGGACACTGAGACGCTCGTGTCCGTGGACATGTTGCGTGTCTCCGACGGCCTGCCATGCTCCGCCGCTTTCTCCAGCGAGAACTATCATGGCCTCCAGCGAGCGTGATGCCCATGGACTACCCAATGAATCCCCAAACAAGACGTCTGCGGTGGCTACTCGCACCGGAGAAGCATGCTCCCGACCCGTGCGGGTGCTCGTACCCAGCGATGGACAAGAGACTGCGCGGCCCTGGTGCtaagcgacggccgccggcggtaGGGTAGGAGGGAGAACACGGGCGACAGTTAGTTGGGGTCCTTGTGAGATGGGGGCGTTGGGCAGGTCGAGGGTGAGGATCTCGCCATGGTGGGTGGCCAGGGCATTGACCTCGTGAGACCAGCATTGAGGGGCTTTTTTTGGGGTTATTTT contains the following coding sequences:
- the LOC124685127 gene encoding jasmonate-induced oxygenase 4-like — protein: MADDEQQWKIPPNVQELAAAGRDELPSRYVVPDHDRPTSGVASDDPIPVVDISRLSSGAADEAAKLRSALQNWGLFLAIGHGIESALLDEMMAVTREFFKLPLQEKQKYTNLVGSKKEYQLEGYGGDMVLSETQVLDWCDRFYLVVEPESRRIYDLWPTQPPSFRDILHRYAKRCRELADGVLLEVGKVVGLREERYMADMVDEKAVTYVRLNLYPRCPRPDKVLGFKAHSDGNMLTVLLTNAVGLQVLRDGEWYDVPVVPGALVVNIGDTVEVVSNGLLKSPVHKVVANSERERVSVGAFYTLDPEREVEPAPELVTEDRPKRYGKMKTSDYITELQKSLARGERTVDRVKI
- the LOC124685126 gene encoding 2-oxoglutarate-dependent dioxygenase 11-like, giving the protein MADDEQQWKIPPNVQELAAAGRDELPSRYVVCDHDRPTSGVASDDPIPVVDLSRLFSGAADEAAKLRSALQNWGLFLAVGHGIEPALLGEMMAVTTNFFNLPLEEKQKYTNLVGGKKEHQLQGYGGDMILSESQVLDWSDRFYLIVEPESRRLYDLWPTQPPSFRDILHRYATQCRELADGVLREVAKVVGLREEGCLVDMLDEKAVTYVRLNLYPRCPRPEKVLGFRPHSDASVLTVVLNNAAGLQVLRDGEWYDVPVVPGALVVNLGDTVEVVSNGLLKSPVHKVVANSESKRVSVAAFYTADPEREVEPAPELVSDERPRRYGKMKNSDYIRELHESLARRERAIDRVKI